The genomic window gtctgtgtccggtcagtggtgatcagacacgtccggtcgtgactcgagaggttttggacctctctggagtcgatcGAACTCTGGGTGGCAACGTCCGGTTGTTGTCACCAGAACGTCTGGTCATAGTAATCGTGCAGGATCTAgattcttctctgtttccttttctatcacggGTGGGCCACCATATAACCACCACGTCGTTGACCTATTCTCGTATCCATTGCGTCGACTTCGCCGTCACAGCAACCGAGACGCCGCAACCGTGGCCTAGCCACCGAATCCACACCAGCGCCGCTTCTTGCCCACGTCGCCCACTACGCTGCCTCCCATGTCGCTGTGCCACACAGCCACGCCAGCACCGCCATCGCATCCCACGTCGTCGTGCCTATGCTACTCCCACGTCCACACCTCTACTCTGTGCTACCATTGTGCCCATGCTGCTCCCATGCCCTAACACCGCCTGCCCACACCGCACTGCGCCACCGTGCCACATTGCTCCACGCCATGCCCTAATCCATTGCCCTACATCTTCTCGGCTATCTCTACACATCGCCAGAACCCTAACCTTTGCCGACCCGGTGGTGCCCTCGTGTTTCATTCCTTACTCTTCGATTcgtcggttcatcaggtagcaagccatcgtcTCTAATTTTgtacctattgcttgcttcttagggtttcatatctttagatgtatattgaaattatttatatatctaatctattccatcgtgcagtgagtcggtgttgttgaggtcaatttggcagttgtcagtcaactcgggacCAAGCTCTTGAGTACGGATTGAGGTAGCAGTTGGTAGTTGTTTCTTGACCGAGGTAGCAGTTCATTCCAGATGGCATGTGTCAAGAATGttagaggtggtcccggtgatgaggatccaaggcccctgcctcgcttgccttctgaggtgaaaggcaaggcaacgaagaagcTTACGACAAAGAAGAGGAAGTGTGCAGATGCTGATATAGAGAGAGCAGTAGCAGTCATAGCCACCGTAGAGCATGCAGAGAGAGAAGGTGCTTGAAGTGGCGTTGTccttgtagatcagctttcaccagcacaaAGGGCAgctattgagcaggttgagcgtcatcatggtagtctagctgggactgtcatgcttaAGGGATGCCGTGTTGCTTTGGAAGAGacttagcctcagggggagccatagCAGCAGATAGAGCAGACATAGGAggcagagcagaccgaggagacagagccggcatCTCAGCCACAGTTACGTCGCTCTAGCCGTACCTATGTCTACCtcttagaccatagggtccacctccagtgactcatctagatttgagggccgccatggccaagcaggtgcaacagctcAGATTTAtgcagtttgaggagtggttcctgcctaggagggatgagcgtgcttctaaggggttctatacaccactgtaggaagatttttataatgcatatcttaatagtggggtggCATTTAGGTCTCACAGGGTCTGTTCCATTGAGGCCATCATAGCAGCAGGAGGAGAGCAGATTCGCCCTTACATATGTTatctaccagggctgacagatttacatGGGTGGAAATGCAGATATGTACCATCATGGGCCCATGAGTTCTATgttacactctggattgacccatagcacagattcattcactttgtatTCAGAGGCTATGactacatgaggtgtgctatgttTAGACAGAGCCTCCTAGACATCCTCACAGCGGTCTTGTACCTCCTACAGATCTGGTCTGCCACTGCTTCACAAAGCCTTTCGGTGAGGGGTTGAGCAGGACAcctagggatcttactcctaGAGTGAGACTGCTAGATGCTATCATGAAGAGGAccttgcttccgaggatgggatatcacgagggcttgactcacattcaattatggctactgaactctctgatgcagcagactgtgtttgatatttgagatcttattctatcagagatggaggatactcttgcagaggggttcaggggtcatcgttatctgccttatgctcattggattacatttctgattcatagggcagttatagtgaggcttctagagatgttggtagagtattctggtgctactatagagtttttCTACATATAATATGACCCAGTTGCTCCATCATAGTAGGACAAGTGCACATAGCCAGTAGCGTCGtcgcctagaggtgccagagactgtagcctagtaggatgagactattaggggtattgtagctatagaggaggaggagttagatgctcaacaggagggtatggtcgagagtgaccccagtgatagctcagatgatgactactaggatatcccttagatgcctcctcgatAACAagaccatgaggctggtagctctagttctacTCCACCTGCACTATAGACAGATcctgctctacttgctatcctcgagcggatgaggcaggatcaggcttgcCAGGCCCAGGAGACCGCaactacatttgcatagttttaggctaGACAGAACGAGTTCTAGTGACAGCAGCAGGTCATACAACAGTAGCAGCTTTTGATGTAGCAGTAGTTACTTAGATTAATGTAGCATGTAGTTActactattggggctccaccgccatagccttcaccccagattGGCTAGCCTACTACCACTTCACAGACTCTAATTCTACAGCCTAGTGggttttagagtcagggacaaccaatgacatagtttccttcacctatagagcagatgtcccaatggtttgccttgCTAGTGCCAGTctcgtagttcacacctcttcatacgggcttcacaccggctaagACTTCGTCGTTGCTTATGCCAGATACCCCaatctctaggagccttggtgcgacattcagtgagttgatagggcagcctactccactagatctacatgtccctggtccttccatagttgctcctatcactgggactatagagacgcttccttctttagttgcatcatcagagccacctgcttcagtgatacctgtAGAGTCACAGGCCGTACCTTTCTCAGATCTGACCCAAACCGCTTTAGCGTCACTTCCAGCGATAGAGGGTTAGACTGCACAGAGTTTAGGATTAGATGAttatggcacatagttctaggtcgctcatcgcacctcagcgcccgactcatccactGTAGCTtcgccgatcgacccttaggttttggtgtttgacgccaaagggggagagggatcgagtatgatagacttagggggagcgatacatctagggggagcttatctattacatttgggtttttatgtgtgatacactattatgcattcatgtttactttcatgcattgaactatatttatgtgacagtgatatctatgtgatgtgATATTTATgagatatgtgacatgtgtgctatctactttgaattatttatatgttatgtcacttgattatgctcatttgttttgcttccgtgttttactccaatGTAAATGTGCgctatttcttgtactcatgcttatttcatatctattgagtacatcatgttggcttgggtcatataagcctgcctaactcttttgttcttattgtcaaaagcttatatgaaccaagcatgttgaaaacctcatctcttttacatactcgaggttgcattgtcatcaatcaccaaaaatggagaGATTGAAATCATCTAGGTAactagttgagtttcggtgattaaagataatacgtgattactatgactaacgtgtgttttgcagagataattaagttaggtcatggtaatggcaattgattgggtaaTCATAGTTGTCATACCCCTactatggaaatcattttggttttcaaaagatggacaacaatgttaaggatggactagttctaagtgtcatttggcattgaagagacacttagagtagtttaggactttgttttttctttggtcgtactattaaggggggtatggacgggtagcttgacctaagtgagtctagtgggttaggtgtggtgcacacttatcaaatctagcactaggtagctcctaaatagccctaagatcaattggagcaaacttcattcatatatgattgcgagttagaagtgaattgagggtcaaatattgaccggacgctggttccggtgtgaccggatgctgacacagagttcggtcagttcatttgatcaaggtgaagtcatctggatgcgactggacgctgagtgaaatgtgatcggacgctgggtgccagagtccggtcaactccagtaacgTCCCAGAGAGGgggaatcctgatcggacgtgttcggtcagtgctgaccggatgctgagcagcaaagtgaccggacgctgggttccagagtCTGGTctacatcagtaaggttctagagggcagttttagtgaccggacatgtccggacagtgctgatcggacgctagttAGTGTGcgatcacaacttaactgctcggtggcagggagaactgaccggagcgtccagtcaccctacagtggcacataacggtttgttttgaatgagggtgtataaatacttcctctattcacttgagggatcacttttgctcatttcaacagctgagaaacacccttgagagtgccaagaagagcaaggtcctagtgaggtgattgagatttgagaatctaagagagaggtctcattagtgaaagcaagagtagcaaagtatgcatccacccttctcattaggcttgtcatggtcaagtgagagtttgtgcttgttactcttggtgatcgccatcacctagatgacttggtggcgATTGGGAGTTTgttgatcatccggcggagcttgtggatgactaaAGGGTCGAGatagcgactagagggggggtgaatagtcttttctaaaacttaatcgcgtcggctaaccggtacaaatgcggaatttaaactaacggtctagccaagactacaccccactatatatgttcactagcaccttgcaaagataacaattaagcaataaaggtgccgggctagctagagctctcctaaacaattctagaagcaaggttacacaaacctatgccacttgtactttaagtgacaagggagctcctacacatgctagtaagcaaaagcaccaagctaactaagctcactagcaatgctcaataacaaggcaaccaatgcctaattagagagcgcaaatacttagctacacaaactaagcaatgtgactaacaaggttactaaaaccaaattagccatgcaagggagctacttctatgctacacaagcaagaaggtaattagcaagctacacaagctatctagttacaagagcaactacacaagcttaatatgtataaaagtaattgcaagcttgtgtaacgggaatgcaaaccaacgggaagaataaggttgacacgatgatttttctcccgaggttcacgtgtttgccaacacgctagtccccgttgtgtcgaccgctcacttggtggttcagcggctaattagcatcacccactaagcccgcacgtcgggcgccgcaagaacctaccccttgagtgagggtagctcaatgacacgctttactagagttgctcttcgcggctcctacggggcgagcacaatgcccctcacaagcacttctccggagcgccgcacaagcttcttgcgcgcttcgacggagaccaccaccaagccatctaggaggtggcaacctccaagagtaacaagcaccaccggcttgcaactcgatcacctagtgccactcgatgcaacctcacgatgcaatcgcactagaatcgctcactcacacaatcgaatgatcattatcaagtatatgtgtgatggagggctcccaagtactcacaagcatggacactaagtcccttgaggtgctccacaccagccatggccgaaggccacttctatttatagccccaagggctaaactagccgttaccccttcactgggcaacggtcgggccgaccggacgctccggtcgagttgaccggacgctggaccctagcgtccggtcactcgtaGACGACCacatgtcccggttccaacggtcacttgacctgaccggacgcagcagcttcaactgaccagacgctggaccctcagcgtccggtcgtttccagtaagctcccgagcatgaccggacgcgtccggtcgaacacgatcggacgcagccagcgtccggtcactctccagctactgctacactccatgtcagtgcgaccggacgcagcctgccagcgtccggtgcattcagatccagtgtccggttagttgaccgacgccagcatcttctccattctcttcacctttgctcaagtgtgctaaccacaagaatttgcatccggcgcaatagaaaatagacattccattttcccgaaagcgtcgaatcccgcctcgcaagctcggcgggagggagagagggacccaaacccatctcacccctgcaaacaccaccacctttataaatatgccaacaccatcaagtgtacaccaccatgtgtatgtgtgttagcatttttacaatcatttcccaaaagatgttagccactcaacttgccacgccactcgatcctagcgacaatacaaagttagatcactcgagtggcactagatgaccgatatgcaaacaagtttgtccctcttgatagtacggccatctatcctaaacccagtcataaacttctctacacacctatgaccggtgaaataaaatgccctaggttatacctttgccttgcgcattccattctatctcctccaatgttgatgcaacacatgcaccaacccgatcaacaatgatatgatccacttcatatcatcatatgatcatattggttcatcgatcttgactctacttgctcttcgccgttgccatcgtccatcggcgccaagtcttgctcaagcttcaccgccacgtggtccatcactctaaagccttcgacttgcccttcacgcttgcaaccggtccatcaagccaagtcttgtcttgatcttctccaccttgatcacatgactcaatgtcatgtctcatgtgcatttaagctccttcatcatcacatgtgtgagctttgcaacatctccaagccattttcaccttcatggcgtatgttgctcacacacatgtacctgtggactaatcacctgtgtatctcacataaacacaattagtccacctaagttgtcactcaattaccaaaaccaaacaaggacctttcaatgacccaactcaagttatgagctgttgtgggtgattcacctcgatggagtgtcgaagaatcaacctatagagagcacttgatccttgcgcggatcaagggggagctacacccttgtgcgggtgctccaacgaggactagtggggagtggcgactctctgatacctcggtaaaacatcgttGCGGCGTGCCCTTCCCCCCATCACCGATCGCCCCGCTCACCTACATGGCAGTCACTTGCGTCGCTTGCTCCCTTGCCATTCGTTAGTCGTCCATCGCAGTTGGGTGCACCACTGACCCCACCATGGCCATTGGGGCACACGTGCTGTGGTGCCTCTTGCCTTCCCCGgtcgagccaagggcacccacaaGCGTGATTGGTGTTGGAGGTGCTCGCACGCCGTGGCTCGCCACCAGCTCCCACCCCGATGGCCAAAATTGACTACCCAGAGCCtaccctcccctatgttgcatatgtatgtttcaagtgtttcagacatttCAAATGTATATTGCAATTATTTtattttgatgttgcaaaagtagattgggagatgttgcatatgttgcaaaggTTTTAGAGGCACGATGCaagtgtttgttcaaaatgttttatttgtttacAGACGTATATTATctttttttatctggatgttgcatatatttcacacatatattgcaacaatatgttccaaatgttttagctattccagtcttatgttgcagcaagtggtttCACGGTGCAAGTTGAAAATCTGGATGTTTCgtgtgtttcacacacatgttgcaagtccatgtttcaaatgtttcatcacTTTTAAACATATATTTCATTCAAATGTTTCCATGTTGCAAGAGTTTTATGTTGCACTACCGGGGGCGAGCGGACTGGGCGCGCGGCGCGCTAGGGGCCGACAGACTAGGTGCTGGGGGCTGACAGACAGTGGTGCTACGGTCAGGGTGCACTAGGGGTGTGCTGTCTTGAGCTACTTATCCTAGCTACTGAGTGCTGCCCggatggagagagaggagggggtcagaGACGATCGACGAGCGAAGTGCGCGCGTGGAGCGGGACGAGGACGGATAGGGTCAGGATGAAGGTGGACGGAGATGGGCTGCACGAATGTACATCCGGACGGACGGTCTGTGCACTAGCCACGCCCTTTCTCAATGGTTTGTTAGGCCAAAAGACTGGGGcctcgttcggcttgctgaattttagctgaaactgactgaaaaacactgttctggctgaattgttgtgagagaaaaatactattctggctaaaAAAAACTGAACAAGCCagtttctgggtaagccgaatGGGACCTAGTTTGGTCAGTCACTCACTCACTGTCACTGGTGACTGGTCATTGGTCAGTGATAAGAGGGATTAGGGTCAGTGGGTCACATACGCATGTTGCTTGTCATAATTTCGGACCTACGTTTACCTAGCTACTCTGATCCGTAGCTAGCAACGTCGGCTCGAGCCTTGTCGCTTCATCGATCTGGCTTCTTGGGTGCGTGCAATATGGTCATGTTCGGTTTGCTGAAAAACTACGGTTGAAAGTATTGTTCGCTGGTTTACtgtgaaaaaaatattgttcatttgtTGTAATAGTACAACTCATAAGACAAGCGCACAGAGTCTATGTCTCTTGCATGCGATGTGCACATGTTTAACGTGTCTTGGTGGTCACCTGTTGAAACGTAAAGATTTTGATGATTAGAAGAGAAGTGCTGTGAGGTAAAATTGTTAAACTCATGTTGAACGTGTCATGAGTTTGACCGATGAGCACGGCCGGTCAAGGACCAAAGCCAGCACAGCACACCACAACTGCCGTGTGGTTGTTCCGGTCAGCAAGAACTGACAGCATGTTCGGCTGGGTTTATACTATcatatatgatcgtggattataagctagggCAATATTTTTCTTTAACATTAAACCAATCAAACTAGCCagcaataaataatccacgatcgtttacaacGAAACGAACAAGCTATGAGTCAGGGCGCCAGCAGGGACGGAATGAAGGCACGCTCCCTCGGCGCCGACGGTCTAATCAGGCTGCAGTCGGCGCCGCCGCTGTTGTCGGCTGTCAGACATGCATGCGCATATGCTGCCTGGCTAGGTGCCGCCTAGGTAGCAGCAAGTCGCGCGGTAGCGCTCTCCTCACCGGCCTAGACACGGGCCTCGATCGCCCTTTTGCCGGACCGCACTGGGACACGCCCTTGTAGGCTTGCAGCAGGGGGGACACACAACAGAGATCGAGCGCGCCAGCGAGCATGAAATTCATCATATACTAGATGGCGGTGACGACGACGACCGGTGCCGGTGCCACCAACCACGTTTCTGATCCCTCGACACCGCGAACCAGAAAAAAAATGCTTGGGGCTCTGTCCTGCGTTGCGTGCAATTAGCGCAATGCCCTGCGACTTGTTGCCCGTAGTCGGCTGCGTGCGAGCATGCACTCGAACAACTCTATCGCGGCGTGGCATGACGAACATCATAGCCCGAACGGTATGCCTAGCGCTTGATGTCAAGCACCAGGACGTGTCCCGACGCTCCGGCACCCGCATACATAAACAACATCAGCATGTATGCGCGCGTCTCCATCCGCGGCCTACCTCCTCCACACCCCATCCCGCCACCGCGCTCCCTTTGCAAGCCTCCCGTCGTGCCCCCTCTACAGCGCCATGGAGCGCCACGCCCGTTTCGCACTGCACGCGGGGCCCGCGCCACCCAAGCGACAAGAGAGGAAGGGCGGACGAGTTCGATTCGGAACGATGCAGCAGATGGTGGAAGaaggagagatgcaacacccgatctacttttgaagcaTCAGAAATACAAcggttgcaacatacgtttgaaggcggttgaaacacttgaaacatgcttatAAAACACTTGataaaaacacctgaaacacactTGAAACGATTGCAACCAAACGCAACATCCGAAAAatacatgcaacatccagataaacacaaatGCAACATGCATctggaaaacacagatgaaacatgcttctgaaacatttaaaacactcaaaacatactcctgcaacatgcttctgaaacacttataacatatacaacatgtgcaatatctccCGATCTACCTTTGCAACATCTATAAGATTCAATTGTAACATACCTCTGGGacgtctgaaacaactgaaatataCAATTAcaacatagggggagagagagagactggagtggggagcgccatggccgacggggTGAGAGAGGGCGCCGCTAGGGACGACGAGGGCGTCATGCTCGGGTGGGGGAGAGCCACCGACTCCCTACAACACGGCCACGCCATCTCCAAAagatctcgctcgtgctccatggaTCCCGCCGGTGTGGGGGAGAGGGCCGCCGGATCTGCGAGCGTTGGGGGCTCTTAGTGGGGGGGGGACGCCATGGTGGGGGAACGAGCTGCAGGGGTGGGTGAGAGCGCTGCAGCCGGCCATGGAGGGAGCGGGCGGCGCACGCGATGGAGAGTAGCCGGCCGCTGCCGGCCACGGAAGGAGCGAGCGGTGCATGCGATGAAGAGGAGCGGGCGCATGTGATGGAGAGGAGCGGGGGCGGCTGGGAGGAAGAGAAATGCATTCGTTCATTTTTCTTTAGACGAGCCATGAGGGCTCCATAGGCTCAGGGAGGTGCGTCTGGACGGACGGACGTCCTCACCATATTATTATTGTAGCCTAAATGTGAAATTTTCAGGACCCATGGCCCATAGTACCTggtattaatttaattaattaattaaagaaTCCACATCAGCCACATCAGCTTGTTTATATGTAGGGCTCTTATTTGGATTCTTTAATGTCTGATGATTTCTTGTGAATGTACAACACAAAAAAATTAGGGCTCATTTAAATCCAGGTTGTAAAGTTTTGTAATATCATATCGGGTGTCACGTGAAGGTGTTACAtgggatgttcggatactaataaaaaaacaaattacagaatccgtcaataatccgcgagacgaatttattaagtctaattcacccgtcattagcacatgtgtactgtagcaccacgttgtcaaatcatagacttaaaagattcatctcgcaaattagtcgtaaactgtacaattaattattttttagcatATATTTAATACTATATATATGTGTCAAACATTTGATGGGACATAGAGCTTTCCGAGGAACTAAAGAAGGCCTTAACTCACTCTGGGCCGCGTTTAGTTCTTCGTAATCTGCGCCGACCGATTTACTGTAGCTACGCTGTAGCTCATAGTagcgttttatttttatttggtaataatagtcctatcgttgactaattaggctcaaaacaatcgtctcgcaaagtacaaccaaactgtgcaattagtttttgatttcgtcaacatttagtacttcatacatgtaccacaagtttgatgtgacggggaatttttttttttcatagtgtcaaagttggaaATTTAGTGGAACTAAACATGGTCCTACGCTGAATGCTGATGACTAATGTACTATGTTGTGTTCCTGACAGAATTACAGAGGACGAATTCACAGCTACCAGCACGCAGCAGCTCAGAGTACTATCACACGCTTTTCAGTCCAGTCAAGGTCCCGTGGAATGCAAGGAACGAGCGAGCACAGGTACAAGCAAGCACTCAAGCACGGCTCCACAACGGAACAGGCGCGGCTGCCTGCAGCCCTGCACCGCCGATCACCGCGATCACGACCGCAGCCGCAAAAGTAATCGCAGGATCACATGCGGGTCATGCCGATGCCGCCGACGATGGGCGGGGGCACGTCGGCGGCGTCGCGCGCCCTGGCGTAGAAGAGGTAGTGCAGCTCGGTGAAGAGCGCGGTGAGGAAGGTgaaggcggcgccggcggcgaagACGCCCTTCCGCAGCATGGCGCACCGGGGCGGGTCCTTGCTGAACAGCGAGGTGTACTTGGTGTGGTAGGCGTTCCGGACCGACCCCGCCAGCAGGCACAGCTCCGCGATCACGAACGTCACCCTGCACTCGATCACAAACAGAGACAGAGACAGAGACAGAGGAGCACATTCAGAAGGTCAATCGTTCGAGCCTGTCTGTCAACTACAACACTTCAACTAGTCTGTTCTGCTTCTGCTACTGGTACAGAACTGTGTGTGTTCTTCCGTGGTTCAATCAGTTTCTGGGGTGGGATGTCAGGGCTAACAATTAGTTTAGCCCTCATGCTAAACAAGCTAAAGGGTGCTAATTTTCACCCTCCTGCTGAAAAGCAATTTATTTGCAGTCTCCCCGCGCTTGTGTTCAGTGGCTAAGTCTGAATAGCTAAGCCTAATCTCGCTCTTGTCATTCTGGTCCATCTTTTGCTAAGATTTGAGCACAGGACAGCCGTGGTTGGCTTGACAGGTGATCTTGATGAACTGACTTGCAGGAGTACACAACACAGCACAACCTAGAGGGCCAGGTAGTCCGTATCAATCTACTCTACACCAGACTGCAAGCTGGAAGCTCACACAGGTGATTAGGTGAACTGCCAGAGTGACGAGCTGAGATCAGCTAGCTGGCCGTGTACGACCGCAAGAACCCAGATTCCAGAGGGGGCTAATTGCACAGCGATCGTGATCGATGTATTATTTCGGGTGCTGGTGATCTGATTAAACCAAAGCGCATGCAGCGGTAAAGAAATTGGATTAGTTAGCTGATGAGGAGGGATGTTACCAGCAGACGATGAAGCAGATGCCGGACCATGCCCGGCGGCGGCCCGGCGAGAGCGCGCGGCCGCAGCAGAAGCAGCGGGTGGCGACCATGGCCACGGCCTGcgcggccagcagcagcagcagcgcgctGACGCCGTACGCCGTGGACGCGTCGGAGCTGTACACGCAGTAGGCCCGCCCGGCCGAGTCCACGTTCACGTAGGCCTGCGCGTTCGTGCGTGCACGATCCATCGGGTCGCGAATCGAATGAATCGAAAGAAACAAGGCAGCAGGTTATATATCAAGCGAGCGAATAGAGCTGAGCTGCTCACGTACGTAGCTCCGGCGGCGCTCGGCGCCGATGGCGAGCACGAAGGCGAGGACGTCCAGGACGAGCACGACGGCGATGACGATGATGGACGCCATGATCTCGCCGGACCGGCCGatcgagctagctagctagcttcagGAGGATTTAGCTATTTCTCGCCGCCGGAGACTGGCCGGGCTCACTCGCTTTCCTTTTCCACCGTCGTCGGCACAGAGACAAAGGTACTAAAGAGAGGATGGGATGGGATTAGGCCGAACAACAGGCGATGGATGGAAACTGGAAAGCAGCGGGTTAGCTTAGCGAGGTGGTGGATGGTGGTGCGGCGAAGGCGATGCGGCTCTGACGTTGACGCGCTAGCTAGCCAGCTGCCCAGCTTGCTTAGTGCTGCCTGCCGTGCTGGGTGTCCGCTCGCGACTCAGCTGCCCAGCTTGACGTTGACGTTGACGTTGACGCCGCGGTCCTGCCGTGATTAGCCCCCGGCCCGCGCGCCCAGATTCTCCTCTGGTTTCTCGCATGATTGATCTGATCGATCGGGCATTCGGGCTGGAG from Miscanthus floridulus cultivar M001 chromosome 11, ASM1932011v1, whole genome shotgun sequence includes these protein-coding regions:
- the LOC136494221 gene encoding uncharacterized protein, whose translation is MASIIVIAVVLVLDVLAFVLAIGAERRRSYAYVNVDSAGRAYCVYSSDASTAYGVSALLLLLAAQAVAMVATRCFCCGRALSPGRRRAWSGICFIVCWVTFVIAELCLLAGSVRNAYHTKYTSLFSKDPPRCAMLRKGVFAAGAAFTFLTALFTELHYLFYARARDAADVPPPIVGGIGMTRM